Proteins from one Gossypium raimondii isolate GPD5lz chromosome 8, ASM2569854v1, whole genome shotgun sequence genomic window:
- the LOC105792704 gene encoding protein TRIGALACTOSYLDIACYLGLYCEROL 3, chloroplastic: MTSATFSSSLLGPFPVVTSTRHCDLGKERNKFCCFNEKKGQRNVICACMAPPTRNLGRDEFHGTKFTESSKYGNFSKEVKHENDSDVLIECRNVYKSFGEKHILRGVSFKIRHGEAVGIIGPSGTGKSTILKIIAGLLAPDKGEVYIRGKKRMGLIGDDEISGLRIGLVFQSAALFDSLTVRENVGFLLYENSCMSDEQISQLVTETLAAVGLKGVEERLPSELSGGMKKRVALARSIICDISKESIEPEVLLYDEPTAGLDPIASTVVEDLIRSVHTKGEDASGKQGKIASYVVVTHQHSTILRAVDRLLFLHEGKVVWQGMTEEFTTSTNPIVRQFASGNLDGPIRY, from the exons ATGACAAGTGCGACCTTTTCATCAAGTTTATTGGGGCCGTTCCCTGTAGTTACATCAACTAGGCATTGTGATTTGGGTAAAGAAAGGAACAAATTTTGTTGTTTCAATGAGAAAAAGGGGCAAAGAAATGTTATCTGTGCTTGTATGGCTCCTCCTACTAGAAACCTGGGACGTGATGAATTCCATGGAACTAAATTTACT gaatcaTCCAAATATGGGAATTTCAGCAAGGAAGTGAAGCATGAGAATGATTCTGATGTTCTCATTGAATGTCGAAATGTTTACAAATCATTTGGAGAAAAACATATCTTGCGAGGTGTGAGCTTCAAG ATTAGGCATGGTGAAGCTGTTGGAATTATTGGTCCTTCCGGCACTGGGAAATCTACGATTCTGAAGATTATTGCTGGACTTCTTGCACCAGACAAG GGAGAGGTATATATTCGAGGCAAAAAGAGAATGGGTTTGATTGGTGATGATGAGATATCTGGTCTTCGAATTGgattg GTTTTTCAGAGTGCAGCACTTTTTGATTCTTTGACCGTTCGTGAAAATGTTGGTTTCCTTTT ATACGAAAATTCATGCATGTCTGATGAACAAATTTCACAGCTCGTGACGGAGACCTTGGCTGCTGTTGGTTTAAAG GGAGTTGAAGAAAGATTACCTTCTGAGTTGTCCGGAGGAATGAAGAAAAGAGTTGCTTTAGCTCGTTCTATAATTTGTGACATCTCCAAAGAATCAATTGAGCCGGAG GTGCTTTTATATGACGAACCAACAGCTGGGCTCGATCCAATTGCATCGACCGTTGTTGAAGATCTCATCCGCTCTGTCCATACAAAGGGTGAAGATGCATCGGGGAAACAAGGGAAGATTGCATCTTATGTGGTTGTTACTCATCAACATAGTACCATTCTAAGAGCTGTTGACAG GTTATTGTTTCTTCATGAGGGGAAGGTTGTTTGGCAAGGAATGACCGAAGAATTTACAACGTCGACAAATCCAATTGTTAGACAG TTTGCATCTGGGAATCTGGATGGTCCAATCAGATATTAG
- the LOC105792698 gene encoding sterol 3-beta-glucosyltransferase UGT80A2 isoform X1: MADLPEATRRNTNVVSRDISIDVSCDDSNCADSSGCSSDMPDVEIVSEDDKSSSASGNHAYYHYCTKTTLPCFTERTLAGQNMHAEASTSAIDSGSNQLSKSRRLTHSKLVKYASKFLDDTVPFRKKIKWLPRLAIVKHDGTVQCDFPTDMKPHALDYVVCSAKDDIDPPDIPNIPPLQIVMLIVGTRGDVQPFVAIGKRLQADGHRVRLATHSNFKDFVLDAGLEFYPLGGDPKVLAGYMVKNKGFLPSNPSEIPVQRQQMKDIIFSLLDACKEDDPHSGVKFDVDAIIANPPAYGHTHVAEALNVPLHIFFTMPWTPTSEFPHPLSRVKHSAGYRLSYHIVDALIWLGIRDMINEFRKKTLKLRPVTYLRGSYSSPPDVPYGYIWSPHLVPKPKDWGKNIDVVGFCFLDLASSYKPPESLLKWIDAGDKPIYIGFGSLPVQQPGEMTKIIVQALEKTGQRGIINKGWGGLGNLEKPKDFVYSLDNCPHDWLFERCVAVVHHGGAGTTAAGLKAACPTTIVPFFGDQPFWGEQVHAKGVGPAPIPIDEFSLDKLVEAIRFMLKPEVKERADELARAMEGEDGVAGSVKAFYKHFPVRKSKDEPDTTQTHHHSGVFSIRRCFGHA, from the exons ATGGCGGATTTGCCTGAGGCGACTCGTCGGAACACTAACGTTGTTTCCCGCGATATTTCCATTGATGTTTCCTGCGATGATTCCAATTGTGCTGATTCTTCag GTTGTTCAAGTGATATGCCTGATGTTGAAATTGTCAGTGAAGATGATAAGAGTTCTTCAGCATCAg GTAATCATGCATACTATCATTATTGCACAAAAACGACTCTACCATGCTTTACTGAAAGGACTTTGGCTGGACAAAACATGCATGCTGAAGCATCTACTTCTGCCATAGATTCAGGATCTAATCAGCTATCAAAATCTCGGAGACTAACACACAGCAAACTGGTTAAATATGCGTCCAAATTTTTGGATGATACAGTTCCATTTAGAAAGAAG ATCAAGTGGTTGCCTCGACTTGCTATTGTGAAACATGATGGAACCGTACAATGTGATTTTCCTACTGATATGAAACCACATGCACTTGATTATGTCGTTTGCTCTGCGAAAGATGATATAGACCCACCAGATATCCCAAATATACCTCCACTGCAAATAGTAATGCTTATTGTGGGAACACGAGGAGATGTACAACCATTTGTTGCTATTGGAAAACGTTTACAG GCAGATGGTCATAGGGTTAGATTGGCAacacactcaaattttaaagatttcgtTTTGGATGCTGGGTTAGAGTTCTACCCTTTAGGGGGAGATCCAAAAGTTCTTGCTGGCT ATATGGTCAAAAATAAAGGATTCTTGCCGTCAAATCCTTCAGAAATTCCTGTTCAGAGGCAACAAATGAAGGATATAATATTCTCTCTTCTTGATGCATGCAAGGAAGACGATCCTCACAGTGGTGTTAAATTTGATGTAGATGCCATAATTGCCAATCCTCCAGCATATG GACATACACATGTTGCAGAGGCGCTAAATGTACCACTTCATATATTCTTCACTATGCCATGGAC GCCTACTAGTGAATTTCCCCATCCTTTATCTCGTGTTAAACACTCAGCTGGTTACAGA CTTTCATATCATATTGTTGATGCCCTAATATGGCTGGGAATACGGGACATGATAAATGAGTTCAGGAAGAAAACGCTGAAGCTGAGACCTGTTACCTATTTGAGAGGATCCTATAGCTCTCCTCCTGATGTGCCTTACGGGTATATATGGAGCCCTCACCTTGTTCCCAAACCAAAAG ACTGGGGAAAGAATATTGACGTGGTTGGCTTTTGTTTCCTTGACCTCGCATCCAGTTATAAGCCACCAGAGTCGCTTCTTAAATGGATCGATGCTGGTGATAAGCCTATCTATATTGGTTTTGGTAGTCTT CCTGTTCAACAACCGGGAGAGATGACCAAGATTATAGTACAAGCTCTAGAGAAAACTGGACAAAGAGGCATTATAAACAAAGGCTGGGGTGGTCTTGGCAATT TGGAAAAACCAAAGGACTTTGTGTACTCACTAGACAACTGCCCCCATGACTGGCTATTTGAACGATGTGTGGCTGTG GTTCATCACGGTGGAGCTGGAACTACTGCTGCTGGTCTCAAAGCTGCG TGTCCAACAACTATTGTTCCTTTCTTCGGGGACCAGCCTTTCTGGGGTGAGCAAGTGCATGCCAAAGGAGTAGGTCCTGCACCCATTCCGATTGATGAGTTCTCACTTGACAAGCTGGTCGAAGCAATACGCTTTATGCTGAAACCTGAG GTGAAAGAACGTGCTGATGAGTTAGCAAGAGCCATGGAAGGTGAGGATGGAGTTGCAGGTTCAGTAAAAGCCTTCTATAAACATTTTCCTGTTAGAAAATCTAAGGACGAACCTGATACAACCCAAACTCATCATCATTCGGGAGTATTCTCGATAAGACGTTGTTTTGGTCATGCATAA
- the LOC105792703 gene encoding putative F-box protein PP2-B12, producing the protein MKSEVSEMGSGVGGGGGGNKYGSLNLTDLPQDCIATVISFTSPRDACRLSLVSTTFKSASESDAVWESFLPSDHQASIPSSLSFSSKKELYLSLCENHILIDGGRKSLQLERVSGKKVYMLSARDLFIVWGDTPTYWRWISIPESRFEEVAELINVCWLEIRGKIAISMLSPMTRYKACLVFKATARAYGFDFQPAEVSVSIAGTEGCKRTVYLDAARGLRQRYQIVPRRIGLFSRSRFLGLQAPVPLAPAGGDDQYPKTRGDGWLEIELGEFFNDGSIDGELEMSVMEVEGGHWKGGLIVQGIEIRPCL; encoded by the exons ATGAAATCGGAGGTTTCTGAAATGGGAAGCGGTGTTGGCGGCGGTGGAGGAGGGAACAAGTATGGCAGTTTAAACCTTACTGATCTACCGCAAGATTGCATCGCTACCGTGATTTCATTCACTTCCCCTCGAGATGCGTGTCGGTTGTCACTCGTTTCAACTACTTTCAAATCGGCTTCCGAATCCGACGCCGTTTGGGAGAGTTTCTTGCCGTCGGATCACCAGGCTTCGATTCCTTCGTCGCTCTCTTTTTCTTCGAAGAAAGAACTTTATCTTAGCCTTTGTGAAAATCATATCCTAATCGATGGTGGCCGAAAG AGCCTTCAATTGGAAAGAGTGAGTGGCAAGAAAGTTTACATGCTATCTGCCAGGGACCTCTTTATTGTATGGGGTGACACTCCAACTTACTGGAGATGGATCTCTATTCCTGAGTCCAg GTTTGAAGAGGTAGCAGAGCTTATCAATGTTTGTTGGCTTGAAATCCGTGGGAAGATCGCAATCTCCATGCTTTCTCCCATGACGCGCTACAAGGCTTGCCTTGTGTTCAAAGCAACTGCTAGGGCTTACGGGTTTGATTTCCAACCTGCAGAGGTTAGTGTCAGCATTGCTGGCACCGAAGGTTGTAAGAGAACAGTCTATCTGGATGCAGCTAGAGGCCTTCGACAACGTTACCAGATTGTACCGAGGCGAATCGGGCTATTTAGCCGTTCCCGTTTCCTTGGGTTGCAAGCGCCAGTACCTCTGGCCCCTGCAGGTGGTGATGATCAGTACCCAAAGACTAGAGGAGATGGGTGGTTGGAAATTGAATTGGGTGAGTTTTTCAATGATGGATCCATTGATGGGGAACTAGAAATGAGTGTTATGGAGGTAGAAGGTGGTCATTGGAAGGGTGGTCTCATTGTCCAGGGGATTGAAATTCGGCCTTGTCTTTGA
- the LOC105792698 gene encoding sterol 3-beta-glucosyltransferase UGT80A2 isoform X2: MADLPEATRRNTNVVSRDISIDVSCDDSNCADSSGCSSDMPDVEIVSEDDKSSSASDSGSNQLSKSRRLTHSKLVKYASKFLDDTVPFRKKIKWLPRLAIVKHDGTVQCDFPTDMKPHALDYVVCSAKDDIDPPDIPNIPPLQIVMLIVGTRGDVQPFVAIGKRLQADGHRVRLATHSNFKDFVLDAGLEFYPLGGDPKVLAGYMVKNKGFLPSNPSEIPVQRQQMKDIIFSLLDACKEDDPHSGVKFDVDAIIANPPAYGHTHVAEALNVPLHIFFTMPWTPTSEFPHPLSRVKHSAGYRLSYHIVDALIWLGIRDMINEFRKKTLKLRPVTYLRGSYSSPPDVPYGYIWSPHLVPKPKDWGKNIDVVGFCFLDLASSYKPPESLLKWIDAGDKPIYIGFGSLPVQQPGEMTKIIVQALEKTGQRGIINKGWGGLGNLEKPKDFVYSLDNCPHDWLFERCVAVVHHGGAGTTAAGLKAACPTTIVPFFGDQPFWGEQVHAKGVGPAPIPIDEFSLDKLVEAIRFMLKPEVKERADELARAMEGEDGVAGSVKAFYKHFPVRKSKDEPDTTQTHHHSGVFSIRRCFGHA; encoded by the exons ATGGCGGATTTGCCTGAGGCGACTCGTCGGAACACTAACGTTGTTTCCCGCGATATTTCCATTGATGTTTCCTGCGATGATTCCAATTGTGCTGATTCTTCag GTTGTTCAAGTGATATGCCTGATGTTGAAATTGTCAGTGAAGATGATAAGAGTTCTTCAGCATCAg ATTCAGGATCTAATCAGCTATCAAAATCTCGGAGACTAACACACAGCAAACTGGTTAAATATGCGTCCAAATTTTTGGATGATACAGTTCCATTTAGAAAGAAG ATCAAGTGGTTGCCTCGACTTGCTATTGTGAAACATGATGGAACCGTACAATGTGATTTTCCTACTGATATGAAACCACATGCACTTGATTATGTCGTTTGCTCTGCGAAAGATGATATAGACCCACCAGATATCCCAAATATACCTCCACTGCAAATAGTAATGCTTATTGTGGGAACACGAGGAGATGTACAACCATTTGTTGCTATTGGAAAACGTTTACAG GCAGATGGTCATAGGGTTAGATTGGCAacacactcaaattttaaagatttcgtTTTGGATGCTGGGTTAGAGTTCTACCCTTTAGGGGGAGATCCAAAAGTTCTTGCTGGCT ATATGGTCAAAAATAAAGGATTCTTGCCGTCAAATCCTTCAGAAATTCCTGTTCAGAGGCAACAAATGAAGGATATAATATTCTCTCTTCTTGATGCATGCAAGGAAGACGATCCTCACAGTGGTGTTAAATTTGATGTAGATGCCATAATTGCCAATCCTCCAGCATATG GACATACACATGTTGCAGAGGCGCTAAATGTACCACTTCATATATTCTTCACTATGCCATGGAC GCCTACTAGTGAATTTCCCCATCCTTTATCTCGTGTTAAACACTCAGCTGGTTACAGA CTTTCATATCATATTGTTGATGCCCTAATATGGCTGGGAATACGGGACATGATAAATGAGTTCAGGAAGAAAACGCTGAAGCTGAGACCTGTTACCTATTTGAGAGGATCCTATAGCTCTCCTCCTGATGTGCCTTACGGGTATATATGGAGCCCTCACCTTGTTCCCAAACCAAAAG ACTGGGGAAAGAATATTGACGTGGTTGGCTTTTGTTTCCTTGACCTCGCATCCAGTTATAAGCCACCAGAGTCGCTTCTTAAATGGATCGATGCTGGTGATAAGCCTATCTATATTGGTTTTGGTAGTCTT CCTGTTCAACAACCGGGAGAGATGACCAAGATTATAGTACAAGCTCTAGAGAAAACTGGACAAAGAGGCATTATAAACAAAGGCTGGGGTGGTCTTGGCAATT TGGAAAAACCAAAGGACTTTGTGTACTCACTAGACAACTGCCCCCATGACTGGCTATTTGAACGATGTGTGGCTGTG GTTCATCACGGTGGAGCTGGAACTACTGCTGCTGGTCTCAAAGCTGCG TGTCCAACAACTATTGTTCCTTTCTTCGGGGACCAGCCTTTCTGGGGTGAGCAAGTGCATGCCAAAGGAGTAGGTCCTGCACCCATTCCGATTGATGAGTTCTCACTTGACAAGCTGGTCGAAGCAATACGCTTTATGCTGAAACCTGAG GTGAAAGAACGTGCTGATGAGTTAGCAAGAGCCATGGAAGGTGAGGATGGAGTTGCAGGTTCAGTAAAAGCCTTCTATAAACATTTTCCTGTTAGAAAATCTAAGGACGAACCTGATACAACCCAAACTCATCATCATTCGGGAGTATTCTCGATAAGACGTTGTTTTGGTCATGCATAA
- the LOC105792698 gene encoding sterol 3-beta-glucosyltransferase UGT80A2 isoform X3 has translation MEFKFCLQADGHRVRLATHSNFKDFVLDAGLEFYPLGGDPKVLAGYMVKNKGFLPSNPSEIPVQRQQMKDIIFSLLDACKEDDPHSGVKFDVDAIIANPPAYGHTHVAEALNVPLHIFFTMPWTPTSEFPHPLSRVKHSAGYRLSYHIVDALIWLGIRDMINEFRKKTLKLRPVTYLRGSYSSPPDVPYGYIWSPHLVPKPKDWGKNIDVVGFCFLDLASSYKPPESLLKWIDAGDKPIYIGFGSLPVQQPGEMTKIIVQALEKTGQRGIINKGWGGLGNLEKPKDFVYSLDNCPHDWLFERCVAVVHHGGAGTTAAGLKAACPTTIVPFFGDQPFWGEQVHAKGVGPAPIPIDEFSLDKLVEAIRFMLKPEVKERADELARAMEGEDGVAGSVKAFYKHFPVRKSKDEPDTTQTHHHSGVFSIRRCFGHA, from the exons ATGGAGTTCAAATTTTGCTTGCAGGCAGATGGTCATAGGGTTAGATTGGCAacacactcaaattttaaagatttcgtTTTGGATGCTGGGTTAGAGTTCTACCCTTTAGGGGGAGATCCAAAAGTTCTTGCTGGCT ATATGGTCAAAAATAAAGGATTCTTGCCGTCAAATCCTTCAGAAATTCCTGTTCAGAGGCAACAAATGAAGGATATAATATTCTCTCTTCTTGATGCATGCAAGGAAGACGATCCTCACAGTGGTGTTAAATTTGATGTAGATGCCATAATTGCCAATCCTCCAGCATATG GACATACACATGTTGCAGAGGCGCTAAATGTACCACTTCATATATTCTTCACTATGCCATGGAC GCCTACTAGTGAATTTCCCCATCCTTTATCTCGTGTTAAACACTCAGCTGGTTACAGA CTTTCATATCATATTGTTGATGCCCTAATATGGCTGGGAATACGGGACATGATAAATGAGTTCAGGAAGAAAACGCTGAAGCTGAGACCTGTTACCTATTTGAGAGGATCCTATAGCTCTCCTCCTGATGTGCCTTACGGGTATATATGGAGCCCTCACCTTGTTCCCAAACCAAAAG ACTGGGGAAAGAATATTGACGTGGTTGGCTTTTGTTTCCTTGACCTCGCATCCAGTTATAAGCCACCAGAGTCGCTTCTTAAATGGATCGATGCTGGTGATAAGCCTATCTATATTGGTTTTGGTAGTCTT CCTGTTCAACAACCGGGAGAGATGACCAAGATTATAGTACAAGCTCTAGAGAAAACTGGACAAAGAGGCATTATAAACAAAGGCTGGGGTGGTCTTGGCAATT TGGAAAAACCAAAGGACTTTGTGTACTCACTAGACAACTGCCCCCATGACTGGCTATTTGAACGATGTGTGGCTGTG GTTCATCACGGTGGAGCTGGAACTACTGCTGCTGGTCTCAAAGCTGCG TGTCCAACAACTATTGTTCCTTTCTTCGGGGACCAGCCTTTCTGGGGTGAGCAAGTGCATGCCAAAGGAGTAGGTCCTGCACCCATTCCGATTGATGAGTTCTCACTTGACAAGCTGGTCGAAGCAATACGCTTTATGCTGAAACCTGAG GTGAAAGAACGTGCTGATGAGTTAGCAAGAGCCATGGAAGGTGAGGATGGAGTTGCAGGTTCAGTAAAAGCCTTCTATAAACATTTTCCTGTTAGAAAATCTAAGGACGAACCTGATACAACCCAAACTCATCATCATTCGGGAGTATTCTCGATAAGACGTTGTTTTGGTCATGCATAA
- the LOC105792699 gene encoding uncharacterized protein LOC105792699, which translates to MDHALVVPDSSDAIVEHSLVIGQEFPDVETCRRTLKDIAIAMHFDLRIVKSDRSRFIAKCSKEGCPWRVHVAKCPGVPTFTIRTLHGEHTCEGVRNLHHQQASVGWVARSVEARIRDNPQYKPKEILQDIRDQHGVAVSYMQAWRGKERSMAALHGTFEEGYRLLPAYCEQIRKTNPGSVASVVATRQENCFQCLFISYRASIYGFINACRPLLELDKVDLKGKYLGSLLCAAAVDADDALFPLAIAIVDVENDENWMWFVSELRKLLGVNTENMPRLTILSERRQSIVGAVETHFPSAFHGFCLRYISENFRDTFKNTKLVNIFWNAVYALTSAEFESKIAEMVEISHDVLQWFQVFPPQLWAVAYFEGVRYGHFTLGVTELLYNWALECHELPVVQMMEHIRLQLTSWFNNRRETGIRWTSILVPSAEKRISEAIADAHCYQVLRANEVEFEIVSTERTNIVDIRSRVCSCRRWQLYGLPCAHAAAALISSGQNVHLFAEPCFTVASHRETYLQMINPIPDKSYWKESREGTEGGAANLDITIRPPKTRRPPGRPKKKVLRVENLKRPKRVVQCGRCHLLGHSQKKCTMPI; encoded by the coding sequence ATGGATCATGCTTTAGTGGTACCCGATTCTTCTGATGCCATTGTAGAACATTCATTAGTTATTGGGCAGGAATTTCCCGATGTTGAAACTTGCAGAAGAACCTTGAAAGATATTGCTATAGCAATGCATTTTGACCTTAGGATAGTGAAATCTGATCGAAGCCGATTTATAGCCAAGTGTTCCAAAGAAGGTTGTCCATGGCGTGTCCATGTGGCAAAATGTCCTGGAGTTCCAACTTTTACGATTAGAACTCTGCACGGAGAGCATACATGTGAAGGGGTTCGTAACCTCCATCATCAGCAAGCATCGGTGGGTTGGGTTGCAAGATCAGTAGAAGCACGTATTCGGGATAACCCACAGTACAAGCCGAAAGAAATATTGCAAGATATTCGGGACCAGCATGGAGTTGCTGTTTCTTATATGCAAGCTTGGCGTGGGAAGGAACGGAGTATGGCTGCACTTCATGGGACTTTTGAAGAAGGGTATCGCCTTCTTCCTGCATACTGTGAGCAAATAAGGAAAACCAACCCAGGAAGTGTTGCATCGGTTGTTGCCACTCGACAAGAAAATTGTTTCCAGTGCCTCTTTATTTCTTACCGTGCATCTATCTACGGGTTTATAAATGCTTGTAGACCACTTCTGGAACTTGATAAGGTGGATCTGAAAGGAAAATACTTGGGTTCATTGCTTTGTGCCGCAGCAGTTGATGCTGATGATGCTTTGTTTCCCTTGGCAATTGCTATTGTTGatgttgaaaatgatgaaaattggATGTGGTTCGTGTCAGAGTTGAGAAAGCTTCTTGGTGTGAACACTGAAAACATGCCCAGACTTACGATATTGTCTGAAAGACGGCAAAGCATTGTGGGCGCGGTAGAAACCCATTTTCCGAGCGCTTTTCATGGATTTTGTCTACGTTATATCAGTGAAAATTTCCGTGATACGTTTAAGAACACGAAATTGGTTAATATCTTTTGGAATGCTGTTTATGCTCTCACTTCTGCCGAGTTCGAGAGCAAAATTGCAGAAATGGTAGAAATCTCACATGATGTTTTACAATGGTTTCAAGTCTTCCCTCCCCAGCTTTGGGCAGTCGCATATTTTGAAGGAGTGCGATATGGCCACTTCACACTAGGTGTGACTGAGTTGTTGTATAATTGGGCCCTCGAATGTCATGAGCTCCCTGTTGTGCAAATGATGGAACATATTCGCCTTCAACTAACCTCTTGGTTTAACAATCGTCGTGAAACCGGAATAAGATGGACCTCAATTCTTGTTCCCTCCGCCGAGAAGCGGATTTCAGAGGCAATTGCAGATGCTCATTGCTACCAAGTACTTAGAGCGAATGAAGTTGAGTTTGAGATCGTCTCAACTGAGCGGACAAACATAGTTGATATTAGGAGTCGTGTGTGTTCCTGTCGCCGTTGGCAGTTATACGGTTTACCGTGCGCGCACGCTGCAGCCGCACTTATTTCTTCTGGGCAGAATGTTCATCTGTTTGCCGAACCGTGTTTCACGGTGGCAAGCCACCGAGAGACCTATTTGCAGATGATAAATCCTATCCCGGATAAGAGCTACTGGAAGGAGTCAAGGGAAGGAACTGAGGGTGGAGCTGCAAATCTCGATATCACGATACGTCCTCCTAAAACTCGCCGGCCACCTGGGAGACCGAAAAAGAAAGTTCTTCGTGTCGAGAACTTGAAGCGCCCAAAACGAGTTGTTCAATGTGGTAGATGCCATTTACTAGGACATTCTCAAAAGAAATGCACAATGCCAATTTGA